Proteins found in one Apostichopus japonicus isolate 1M-3 chromosome 16, ASM3797524v1, whole genome shotgun sequence genomic segment:
- the LOC139982490 gene encoding uncharacterized protein — MDFLMERINVEEVVTLGHLQIAALMRNCSKYEGIIHQNDVWHGSKSFTKMLTKAAKAKENKTILEWMPAIRKHFWFSSSSCDGDEKKLKASLLGILHHVVNEHEWALGAYGFPGKCAHEEIDEGEHDKAWLTKGSAAHKTLARLLTSKRFMKKLAYYRNFRHTGNLESFHNHLLMYAPKRHSYGFVGFATRSKLAAIDTNYHADREQAVTKDGNLRYRCKYRKRTRCQAINNTWPPFSACLPRAR; from the coding sequence ATGGATTTTCTCATGGAGAGAATCAATGTCGAAGAGGTTGTGACACTTGGCCACCTTCAGATTGCTGCTCTCATGAGAAATTGTTCGAAATATGAAGGCATCATCCACCAAAATGATGTATGGCATGGTAGCAAAAGCTTCACCAAAATGCTCACGAAAGCTGCCAAGGCAAAAGAGAACAAAACGATTTTGGAGTGGATGCCAGCCATCAggaaacatttttggttttcttCCAGCAGTTGTGATGGAGACGAGAAGAAGCTGAAGGCATCCCTTCTCGGCATCCTTCACCATGTTGTCAATGAGCATGAGTGGGCTCTTGGAGCATATGGGTTTCCGGGTAAGTGTGCTCATGAGGAAATAGATGAAGGGGAGCATGACAAGGCCTGGCTGACCAAGGGATCAGCAGCACATAAAACCTTAGCGAGGTTGCTGACTAGCAAACGCTTTATGAAGAAGTTAGCATACTATAGGAACTTCAGGCATACCGGCAACCTGGAGTCATTTCATAATCATTTACTTATGTACGCACCAAAGCGACACTCTTACGGGTTTGTTGGGTTTGCTACTCGAAGTAAGCTTGCAGCGATTGACACCAACTACCATGCTGATCGTGAGCAAGCTGTCACCAAGGACGGAAATCTACGATACAGGTGCAAATATAGAAAGCGAACCCGCTGCCAAGCGATTAATAACACCTGGCCACCTTTCTCAGCATGTCTCCCTCGCGCAAGATGA
- the LOC139982098 gene encoding uncharacterized protein — MGCQAGVPQVKTHHTCTVELDHPYSLLSADVSSEGMAPHQETPQQQETLPPQRSLKHKSPLKIEQGEDNSDGSDKGCQDDEKRDPHYEPDADLPIFSITDSFATKAVEEQKYIVFEANIEQLCYHIQCSQCSSSVTDIEKQVVGSGLLATLKCTSGHVVLKWTSQPLDGRMPIGNLLCSAATMFSGLTYERVAQFMKFLNLQFFSATTFYDLQKMYLIPEINSYWDAHQKAVVDQLKGSPTDLIGDGRCDSPGFSAKYCSYSLMDVSSEKVVDMELVQVSETGASQRMEAVASRGVWIESLMTINLM, encoded by the coding sequence ATGGGATGCCAAGCTGGTGTACCACAAGTCAAAACCCACCATACTTGTACAGTGGAATTGGACCACCCATACAGCTTGTTATCAGCGGATGTGTCCTCTGAGGGAATGGCTCCACACCAGGAGACCCCACAGCAGCAAGAGACATTGCCACCACAGAGGTCCTTGAAACACAAGTCCCCCCTTAAAATTGAACAAGGTGAGGACAACAGTGATGGCAGCGATAAAGGATGCCAGGATGATGAAAAGCGAGATCCACACTATGAACCGGACGCAGACCTACCCATCTTTTCAATCACTGACTCCTTTGCAACAAAGGCTGTAGAGGAACAAAAGTATATAGTATTTGAGGCGAACATAGAACAGCTTTGTTATCATATTCAATGTTCCCAATGTTCAAGTAGTGTTACAGATATAGAAAAGCAAGTTGTTGGGTCAGGTTTGCTTGCAACATTGAAGTGTACTTCTGGCCATGTTGTGTTGAAGTGGACCTCCCAGCCCTTAGATGGTAGGATGCCCATTGGTAACCTCCTATGTTCTGCGGCTACCATGTTCTCTGGACTGACATATGAAAGAGTTGCTCAATTcatgaaatttttaaatttgcagttcTTTTCTGCCACTACATTTTATGACCTTCAGAAGATGTACCTCATCCCAGAGATTAACAGTTACTGGGATGCACATCAAAAGGCAGTGGTTGACCAATTGAAAGGATCCCCAACTGATCTTATTGGTGATGGGCGTTGTGATTCGCCAGGGTTTTCAGCCAAGTATTGTAGCTACTCTTTGATGGATGTCAGTTCAGAGAAGGTGGTAGACATGGAACTGGTGCAAGTTTCAGAGACTGGGGCATCTCAAAGAATGGAAGCAGTGGCTTCCAGAGGTGTATGGATAGAGTCCTTAATGACTATAAACTTAATGTAA